The proteins below come from a single Arthrobacter caoxuetaonis genomic window:
- a CDS encoding SPFH domain-containing protein: protein MFTVIASAVFLVGGLIVLSLGRKLKKANASGEDNGFISEIPSIAPIAIGTIALVVSASILASGVFTQVSAKNAGVLVSFGKVSEKTLSPGLHAKLPWQKVVEIDGTIQTDEYRGDSCIQVRIGDGSQACVSITNRWSVVESEANRVFQDFKSDDPTLSFRDAVISTQLKASLQKALSDYNPVAQFNGANKDASSAELSFSPDYDTVSQVVEEDMKARLGTEAMAKIESITVSYMQLSENTQKKLDDYVAAIGETRIAEQKQQTAAAQAEANRQLSSSVSNDPNVLVSKCMDTLAESAESGYQLPAGFSCWPGTGGSVVIPGTR from the coding sequence GTGTTTACCGTAATAGCCTCCGCCGTCTTCCTGGTCGGCGGCCTGATCGTCCTCTCCCTCGGGCGGAAGCTCAAGAAAGCCAACGCCAGCGGCGAGGACAACGGATTCATCTCCGAGATCCCGTCCATTGCGCCTATCGCCATCGGCACGATCGCCCTGGTCGTCTCGGCGTCCATCCTTGCCTCCGGTGTCTTCACCCAGGTCTCGGCCAAGAACGCCGGCGTCCTGGTCTCCTTCGGCAAGGTTTCGGAGAAGACTCTCTCCCCCGGTCTGCATGCAAAGCTGCCGTGGCAGAAGGTCGTTGAAATCGACGGCACCATCCAGACGGACGAATACCGGGGCGATTCCTGTATCCAGGTCCGCATCGGTGACGGCTCCCAGGCCTGTGTCTCCATCACGAACCGCTGGTCCGTCGTAGAATCCGAAGCCAACCGGGTGTTCCAGGACTTCAAGTCCGATGACCCGACGCTGTCCTTCCGGGACGCTGTCATCAGCACCCAGCTGAAGGCATCCCTGCAGAAGGCCCTGAGCGACTACAACCCGGTAGCCCAGTTCAACGGTGCCAACAAGGACGCCTCCTCGGCTGAGCTGTCCTTCTCCCCCGATTACGACACGGTTTCCCAGGTCGTGGAAGAGGACATGAAGGCCCGCCTTGGCACTGAAGCAATGGCGAAGATCGAGAGCATCACGGTCTCCTACATGCAGCTTTCCGAAAACACGCAGAAGAAGCTTGACGACTACGTCGCGGCGATCGGTGAGACCCGCATTGCCGAGCAGAAGCAGCAGACCGCGGCCGCCCAGGCAGAAGCCAACCGCCAGCTGTCCTCCTCGGTCAGCAACGACCCGAACGTCCTCGTTTCCAAGTGCATGGACACCCTGGCCGAGTC